The following coding sequences lie in one Caloenas nicobarica isolate bCalNic1 chromosome 17, bCalNic1.hap1, whole genome shotgun sequence genomic window:
- the UBE2G1 gene encoding LOW QUALITY PROTEIN: ubiquitin-conjugating enzyme E2 G1 (The sequence of the model RefSeq protein was modified relative to this genomic sequence to represent the inferred CDS: deleted 3 bases in 2 codons): MAARKSRRRARVRLRAAARSAVKFLAGGGRRRWRRRRAARSHGRAPLPGTLRAVAAAGAEPDPRGARCGRAEGHSPPPRELAAPGAAPSPPPLGLPPRAERERMTELQSALLLRRQLAELNKNPVEGFSAGLIDDNDLYRWEVLIIGPPDTLYEGGVFKAHLTFPKDYPLRPPKMKFITEIWHPNVDKNGDVCISILHEPGEDKYGYEKPEERWLPIHTVETIMISVISMLADPNGDSPANVDAAKEWREDRNGEFKRKVARCVRKSQETAFE, translated from the exons ATGGCGGCGCGGAAGAGCCGGCGG CGGGCCCGAGTGCGCCTGCGCGCCGCGGCCCGGAGTGCAGTGAAATTCCTggcgggcggggggaggaggaggtgg aggaggaggagggcggcACGGAGCCACGGCCGCGCGCCCCTGCCAGGGACCCTGCGTGCTGTGGCGGCGGCCGGCGCGGAGCCAGACCCCCGGGGGGCGCGGTGCGGGCGGGCTGAGGGCCACTCGCCGCCGCCTCGGGAGCTCGCAGCACCAGGAGCCGCGCCGTCCCCGCCGCCGCTGGGACTCCCTCCccgggcagagagggagagaatGACGGAGCTCCAGTCCGCCTTGCTACTGCGGAGACAACTAGCAG AGCTCAACAAAAATCCAGTGGAAGGCTTTTCAGCGGGCTTAATAGATGACAATGATCTTTATCGATGGGAAGTCCTTATTATTGGTCCTCCAGATACACTATA TGAAGGTGGTGTTTTCAAGGCTCATCTTACTTTTCCAAAAGACTATCCACTGAGGCCGCCAAAAATGAAATTCATCACAGAAATCTGGCATCCAAATG TTGACAAGAATGGCGATGTCTGCATTTCAATTCTTcatgagcctggagaagacaaataTGGCTATGAAAAACCTGAGGAACGCTGGCTTCCCATTCACACAGTGGAAACTATAATGATTAGTGTTATTTCTATGCTGGCAGATCCCAATGGTGATTCTCCTGCTAATGTTGATGCagca AAAGAAtggagagaagacagaaatggagaatttaaaagaaaagttgcCCGCTGTGTAAGAAAAAGCCAAGAAACTGCTTTTGAGTGA